Genomic segment of Sebastes fasciatus isolate fSebFas1 chromosome 3, fSebFas1.pri, whole genome shotgun sequence:
cttggcttCAGGCTCCTTCACCTCTGCTTCCTTTCCTTTGCcgtcctccttcttcctcttctcctcctctccactcttGGACTTGTCCTCTGCtgccctctttctctttctgtctgactCAGCGGTGTCCCTAAATGTGAGAGAAAAGTTCCGTTAAGAGGCTATTTATAGTGCCAACTTGACAAACGTGTGATCAAAATGAAAGAATATTAGCATTATTTCTTCCTTGCAGGAACGGATCCATTCAGGGCCCGCTGCCTGAGGCAAAGATGGTGCACAAGAAACAGGATGTAAGGATTTTacattgtgtgtgttattgttgtatgtgtgttcatgtacttACATTTCATTTCCTGAGCCTTGCtggtcctgctgctgctgcttgagcAAAAGTAACTTCTCACTTTTGGGCTTCCTGCCTCTTCGTTTAGGAGCCTCTGCTCCTGCTTACATGGACACAAAAACATACCACACACTATAAATGCAGTTTATGCAAAAGGATAGCTGAATGATAAGAACTCAACTTACAgttgaaataaaataagatacagTGCAAATGTCCTACATTTACACAGTGCAATATGTTTCTCAGTGCGATTAATGTATTTGTTGTAAATGTATATATCCATCTTGTGTCTATCTGTACCTCTTCTTAATAGCACAACGTCATTAATCTGCATTTCGAGTACCATCACAGGGAGTACGGCTTACCTGAGGGACTAACGGGACTAGCGGGAGCATCGTGTTTTTCAGTCTCCTGCTCAGCATCACTCtggaaaagaagaagacataccatcttataaaatgtttttctacaAACCATTATAATAACAAAGTAAACCCATTCATAAATACTACcaacctttttctttcttcctctcttggGTTTAGGAACATCCGTGGATTCTTTCTGTGCAGAACCCTAAAATGCGACATCCTTTTGTTAATTTGATTTCAGTCAATAATGTTGACTTTTAACCGTCTTTGTAGTTCTCTTTAATATAACAGCAACAGATGCTAAAATGAAAGCCAGCAGGTATAAATGTCAAGTGGACAGTTTAGCATTCAGTCCTTCTTGGATGATTTGATCCGTCCCACAATTAAAATTTCTGGATCAATAACACCATCTAGTGTGTAGTTATGATAATACACCCTGAGAAGTATTAAATGTGCCACTGTTGCATTAGCAATAGCTGCGTCCAAATTCCAAACACTAATTGTACATAGTATATACTGTTTACTATATGCTAATATTTAAAGTACACCGTGTTTGAAGTACACAAGAAATCAGCATACTTAACTGTTTAACactaaaaaggaaaataaactgCCATTAAAATTGAActataatactttttttttgttttccgaAATTTTGGTGGAGcgattttgtaatttttttgcaaCTGTGAGCTTTGTTTTAGCATTCATACATTTTGGGTATACTTAATGTACATTGTAAGGAATTGGGACACAGATTATGCCTTGTTAAAATATGGCAGAGAGCAGCAGGGGAAGTGTCAAAATAAAGGACATAAAAAGAGAGCCCGTCTCCTCCtgaagaaaaacacataaacTGAGTAGTCACAACTTACCTTTCTCCAAAGCACACAGAAAgccatgcaaaaataaaacaacatcaacTAATTGCAAACAGTATTTTATGAATAAGTGGAGCAGGAAATGGAAAGCAATAACACAAGCTGTCAGGGTGGTCTCAGAGAGGTAAAatagagaagaagaaaacatatttttttgtcattgtcaCACACAGAGTTTATGTCCCAAACCTAAAAATCAATTTGATCAAGAGCCAGCTGTGCTTACTGGATATTATTTAATCTTATAAAACACAGTATCTCAGATAATCACCTCAGTGGCGTAAACACAGAAAAACCCAGCAGACCAGGCACTCTAATCAAAAGCACCAAATGCAAGTTTGTGGCCGCCGACAAGAACGTGGAgtcaaacagaaacaaaccaCCAATTGGAAAAACCACCAAATGTCACATGCTTTCCCACGGGGGAGGGAGTGAGGCGACCTGCGCCGCTTTATGGTATCCCAGCATGCAAACGTACGTACATCCTGGTTCTGAGGACCCTGCTCAGAGATCAGagacccttcctcctcctcctcctcctcctcctcctcctcctcctcctcctcctcctcctcctcctcctcctcctcatcctcctccacctcctcatcctcctcattctCATTCTCCTGCTCAGCCTCACTTCCTGGAACCTGAATGCACCCAAGACACAGCATAGGACGCAGTGCGGTGGGGTAAACAGGACTTGAAAGGGAGAAAAGTTAGCGAGTATCCTTCTGTTCCACACACTACTCTTAGCGTACTATGACACTATGAATTTAGTAAGCTATGGCCTGCACTGATACGTAATTCAGTATGAAGCAGACACACGTTACAGAAAGAAAGatcaaaaaaaagtttggaaatttgtgtttggtggattatttctctgttgttacaatgctacttggcattgtattttacatcgttggaaagcctgtttatttaccttcacaatgatgtccaacttgtaaggatcatgcatttgtcgGATGTGCAGCACAgatgattatgtgggtagcgcccaagaaaaatttgccaaaatgccacaacagcctgacaccacctcctcatgctggtcaccaacctggtcacacgttccattcctcaaccaggatttgtTGCAGTTCAGCCAgtgtggttgtgtgttcccTCAATAATTtgactggcaaaacaaggcttgtcatcattgaaggccatctcaatgcagtgagatatcaggatgacattctgcagccagtggcgatcccatatctccacaatctgggacctaacttcatcctccaagaaacaacgctcacccccacagagccagggttatcacagactacctccacaatgtgggagtagagagaatggaacggcctgccaagagtccagacctcaacccaattcaacacttgtgggatcagcttgggcgtgctgtacgtgttagagtgaccaacacaaccacgctggctgacctgaaACCAATCCTgtttgaggaatggaacgccatcccacagcaacgtgtgaccaggttggtgaccagcatgaggaggaggtgccaggctgttgtggctgcgtatggatcttccaccgctactgaggctcctgacggtgcattaaatgaatatagtgtaaaatagccaatatgtcttgtttgttccttgttactgatagagagttcaatcatccaatccaccaaataactcaaaacaagactcagtaccaacaggagaatacactgtttaccattggcagagcattttggcaaatttttcttgggcgctacccacataatcagctgtgctgctcatcccacaaatgcatgatccttacaagttggacatcattgtgaaggtaaataaacaggctttccaacgatgtaaaatacaatgcccattagcattgtaacaacagagaaataatccaccaaacacaaatatccaaactttttttcccccagtttataTTTACATGAGTGACCGATTTGAAGAGCAAAAACTTACTTTGGGTTTTATCCCCTTGTCTTctgcttcctcttctccttctggGCTGCTGTCCGAATCCTTTCCAGTGAAAGAATCAGGGGCGACCGGCTttaaacaacaagaacaaataaataGAATTAAAGCTAGTcggttatatttgttgaaattctaattacatcccgacagcaatcaataaatcattgaAAATAGtcatgttcgttgtttatgtttattatgaTAATTGTGGGGGAGTAGCTTTGGAGTAGGGCCTGAACGGACGGACTGTAATGGTACGCGTCCACATGGGCGTTTTTGGACGCAAATGATCGCCTCGCTGTAAATGAAACAAATTGTCAAAAACATAATAACTAGGAAGCCTCGAACCAGCTATTTTTGTTTACCCCAACTTCTCTCAGGTAGTTAAAAACTAAGTGCACTCACAAAAAAGCTGTCCAACTCAGGgaggtacagtatatatcaGGATCTGAGGTACAGTCAATCCAAGCTAAGGTCAACACCTGGAGgataaacactgtaaacatgtcttcagaggagacagagaggaagaagatgtaCCTTGGGTGCAGTGAGCTCAACTTTAGGGTTGTTCTCTATCTCCCACAATCCTTCATTGAAGCCTTTCCTCTTGTTGGGCTTGGCGTACTTCTCTTTGTTGAGCTGGTACGGAAAGATGTCTTTTGGGCCaagaaatgctctgtttgaaaGAAGACAATCTGTATGTTAATACTCTCTTAACTATTAAAAATGTAgcgtgtgtgtttactgtgagacggagcagcagcacacagacacaggtaactctactcaGCCACTCATCAAACATTTATGTAGTTAAAGAAACACCTTCAACAGAGCACAATGACAACTCAATAAACAAACCTGGATACATAAATGCagccatttatcatttaaaatcATTCTCATGTCATGAACTCACTGTTTTCTGAGtgccttaaagaggacctaatatgcttattttcaggtgcatacttgtatttagggtttctactagaacatgtttacagctgACTCACTCTGTTGTGACTGGTCAACAGAACCAAACTTCtcagactctgctccagctctgctctaacgaGCTTAGTTTGAGGGTgtaccaaactagccgctagacaggtattatgcaaatgtcttacttggtgacatcaccatgttacggaagaaaaggcgggacttcaagcaagacgtttcaggcagttcaggagcagtgtttctccctttgacctggactttgggctttgtaactttgcagaccttttacatgcataaaaaattatataacacactaaactaacggaaagagaaaaagcttaataggtcctctttaaatgcaACTTCACCTGAGTAAATGTGAGCCCATCAAACTACAGGAAATAAAGATAATATGAGATAGATTGTCAACGGTCGTTTACTAACGTTTCATGGGTGCCAAAGAAGAAGATGGGCAACTTGATATTGGATGGCTTCACAGCACCGTCTGGGACTTCATCGATCTGGTATAGGGAAATGATgaaaaacaaattatatttACTTACAGCCATGAGCTACAAAACCCACATTGAAAAGCAAACTGAAAGCTGTGTGCTCAGTTTGTGGTTTATGTctgtggagggtggagggtggatgTGGGTTATATTTGCTGTCTTCTGGTGGATGGGTGTGTTTTTTGCACATGTGAAGCAAGTTTAATTGTAATAAAATATTCTATATTAATCCATTTAACTGTACAACATCTCTCTAGGGAGTGGGGGGGGAATATTCATTttaagtctcttctgcactatattcacttttttaatagtcgtgtatcacagttgttaccctgcactatattcacttttaacagttttcttcatctcctaatatttttatatctggtatatttttttgtactttgcactactaacttttttaactgcctttttactaacatgtttttgcactatggaactgtgatgttGGAAACTTGAATtcccctcaggatcaataaagttactatctatccatctatccatctatccatctatccatctatatatctatctatctaaagctCCATACTTACTCTTGCAGGCCAGTGTGGATATCCCTTCATCTTGGCAAAGATCAGATCACCAGGTTTCCAATCTCGAGTCATGCTGAGCACCTTACCAAGCTGTAAAAAGAAGACAGAATTAAGGTATAATATGCTATAACCCATATTATGCTTTAATCAATATTGAGACAGGCATGCAAAACGTGCACACATGCattcagaacaacaacaaccagcTCACTGACCTCTAGTTTGTGCAGACGCCTATAGGAAACAGTATAATATGTAGATGTGTCTGTAAGGTGTTATTGCAGCAGGAACACAGACCGCTGCTCTTCCTTCTCCTCACAGGCGGACGCACGTTTTCCGCTCCCGCTCAGGACGTCGACGGATTGTACCACTATATGGCAGGACGGGGGGGGAGAGTCTGTTTCAATTACGTTACCTGTGTTGTTTCTTTTATAAAAAAGCAGAACCAAAAGCTTTAAGGCACCTCTAGTAACATACTGAATGCTTGTGAAGCTATAAAGTGAGTCACAATGTAGCCAAAATTGGAGCAAGTATTTGTTGTGTTGTAATCGAGTTGGAGCATCCCGACGCTACAAAGATCGTCTATTTTGGGTTGACTGACgtgtttgaaaaaaagtggGCGTCAACTTCCACGCATGCGTATTTCACACCATAATTAACAAAATAAAGATACAGCCACGCTAGACGTCGTTGCCATAGAAACCAGTGCTATACCGTGACAACCCTTTTCTATAAAACGATTAATAAAATGTACGTTTAGGTAAAGGATATGTGTATTAATCGGTTAGGTGTAAATCTCGTGTGTTCTTCTTGGTACCTGAAAATA
This window contains:
- the psip1a gene encoding PC4 and SFRS1 interacting protein 1a isoform X2; this translates as MTRDWKPGDLIFAKMKGYPHWPARIDEVPDGAVKPSNIKLPIFFFGTHETAFLGPKDIFPYQLNKEKYAKPNKRKGFNEGLWEIENNPKVELTAPKPVAPDSFTGKDSDSSPEGEEEAEDKGIKPKVPGSEAEQENENEEDEEVEEDEEEEEEEEEEEEEEEEEEEEEEEGSLISEQGPQNQDGSAQKESTDVPKPKRGRKKKSDAEQETEKHDAPASPVSPSGAEAPKRRGRKPKSEKLLLLKQQQQDQQGSGNEMDTAESDRKRKRAAEDKSKSGEEEKRKKEDGKGKEAEVKEPEAKKKKKEDGSSGSDDEEKNKGRKKNSEMDKDVRRRKADELREPNKDDGKKNEDRTGGKKKEMSTDLKLQSLHSEIKISLKIDNPDVKKCMEALDEISALQVTTQNLQKHSELISTLKKIRRFKASQDVMDKATMLYNKFKSMFLVGEGDCVLSQVLNKSIAEQRQHEEAKKGALKRVEQAKENNPDKMTNGDISPEEKRQETEREKLLEDTSVGENHSAPKAQEEST
- the psip1a gene encoding PC4 and SFRS1 interacting protein 1a isoform X1; the encoded protein is MTRDWKPGDLIFAKMKGYPHWPARIDEVPDGAVKPSNIKLPIFFFGTHETAFLGPKDIFPYQLNKEKYAKPNKRKGFNEGLWEIENNPKVELTAPKPVAPDSFTGKDSDSSPEGEEEAEDKGIKPKVPGSEAEQENENEEDEEVEEDEEEEEEEEEEEEEEEEEEEEEEEGSLISEQGPQNQDGSAQKESTDVPKPKRGRKKKSDAEQETEKHDAPASPVSPSAGAEAPKRRGRKPKSEKLLLLKQQQQDQQGSGNEMDTAESDRKRKRAAEDKSKSGEEEKRKKEDGKGKEAEVKEPEAKKKKKEDGSSGSDDEEKNKGRKKNSEMDKDVRRRKADELREPNKDDGKKNEDRTGGKKKEMSTDLKLQSLHSEIKISLKIDNPDVKKCMEALDEISALQVTTQNLQKHSELISTLKKIRRFKASQDVMDKATMLYNKFKSMFLVGEGDCVLSQVLNKSIAEQRQHEEAKKGALKRVEQAKENNPDKMTNGDISPEEKRQETEREKLLEDTSVGENHSAPKAQEEST
- the psip1a gene encoding PC4 and SFRS1 interacting protein 1a isoform X7 yields the protein MTRDWKPGDLIFAKMKGYPHWPARIDEVPDGAVKPSNIKLPIFFFGTHETAFLGPKDIFPYQLNKEKYAKPNKRKGFNEGLWEIENNPKVELTAPKPVAPDSFTGKDSDSSPEGEEEAEDKGIKPKGSAQKESTDVPKPKRGRKKKSDAEQETEKHDAPASPVSPSAGAEAPKRRGRKPKSEKLLLLKQQQQDQQGSGNEMDTAESDRKRKRAAEDKSKSGEEEKRKKEDGKGKEAEVKEPEAKKKKKEDGSSGSDDEEKNKGRKKNSEMDKDVRRRKADELREPNKDDGKKNEDRTGGKKKEMSTDLKLQSLHSEIKISLKIDNPDVKKCMEALDEISALQVTTQNLQKHSELISTLKKIRRFKASQDVMDKATMLYNKFKSMFLVGEGDCVLSQVLNKSIAEQRQHEEAKKGALKRVEQAKENNPDKMTNGDISPEEKRQETEREKLLEDTSVGENHSAPKAQEEST
- the psip1a gene encoding PC4 and SFRS1 interacting protein 1a isoform X4 — its product is MTRDWKPGDLIFAKMKGYPHWPARIDEVPDGAVKPSNIKLPIFFFGTHETAFLGPKDIFPYQLNKEKYAKPNKRKGFNEGLWEIENNPKVELTAPKPVAPDSFTGKDSDSSPEGEEEAEDKGIKPKVPGSEAEQENENEEDEEEEEEEEEEEEEEEGSLISEQGPQNQDGSAQKESTDVPKPKRGRKKKSDAEQETEKHDAPASPVSPSGAEAPKRRGRKPKSEKLLLLKQQQQDQQGSGNEMDTAESDRKRKRAAEDKSKSGEEEKRKKEDGKGKEAEVKEPEAKKKKKEDGSSGSDDEEKNKGRKKNSEMDKDVRRRKADELREPNKDDGKKNEDRTGGKKKEMSTDLKLQSLHSEIKISLKIDNPDVKKCMEALDEISALQVTTQNLQKHSELISTLKKIRRFKASQDVMDKATMLYNKFKSMFLVGEGDCVLSQVLNKSIAEQRQHEEAKKGALKRVEQAKENNPDKMTNGDISPEEKRQETEREKLLEDTSVGENHSAPKAQEEST
- the psip1a gene encoding PC4 and SFRS1 interacting protein 1a isoform X6; this translates as MTRDWKPGDLIFAKMKGYPHWPARIDEVPDGAVKPSNIKLPIFFFGTHETAFLGPKDIFPYQLNKEKYAKPNKRKGFNEGLWEIENNPKVELTAPKPVAPDSFTGKDSDSSPEGEEEAEDKGIKPKVPGSEAEQENENEEDEEEEEEEEEEEEEEGSLISEQGPQNQDGSAQKESTDVPKPKRGRKKKSDAEQETEKHDAPASPVSPSGAEAPKRRGRKPKSEKLLLLKQQQQDQQGSGNEMDTAESDRKRKRAAEDKSKSGEEEKRKKEDGKGKEAEVKEPEAKKKKKEDGSSGSDDEEKNKGRKKNSEMDKDVRRRKADELREPNKDDGKKNEDRTGGKKKEMSTDLKLQSLHSEIKISLKIDNPDVKKCMEALDEISALQVTTQNLQKHSELISTLKKIRRFKASQDVMDKATMLYNKFKSMFLVGEGDCVLSQVLNKSIAEQRQHEEAKKGALKRVEQAKENNPDKMTNGDISPEEKRQETEREKLLEDTSVGENHSAPKAQEEST
- the psip1a gene encoding PC4 and SFRS1 interacting protein 1a isoform X5, whose product is MTRDWKPGDLIFAKMKGYPHWPARIDEVPDGAVKPSNIKLPIFFFGTHETAFLGPKDIFPYQLNKEKYAKPNKRKGFNEGLWEIENNPKVELTAPKPVAPDSFTGKDSDSSPEGEEEAEDKGIKPKVPGSEAEQENENEEDEEEEEEEEEEEEEEGSLISEQGPQNQDGSAQKESTDVPKPKRGRKKKSDAEQETEKHDAPASPVSPSAGAEAPKRRGRKPKSEKLLLLKQQQQDQQGSGNEMDTAESDRKRKRAAEDKSKSGEEEKRKKEDGKGKEAEVKEPEAKKKKKEDGSSGSDDEEKNKGRKKNSEMDKDVRRRKADELREPNKDDGKKNEDRTGGKKKEMSTDLKLQSLHSEIKISLKIDNPDVKKCMEALDEISALQVTTQNLQKHSELISTLKKIRRFKASQDVMDKATMLYNKFKSMFLVGEGDCVLSQVLNKSIAEQRQHEEAKKGALKRVEQAKENNPDKMTNGDISPEEKRQETEREKLLEDTSVGENHSAPKAQEEST
- the psip1a gene encoding PC4 and SFRS1 interacting protein 1a isoform X3; this encodes MTRDWKPGDLIFAKMKGYPHWPARIDEVPDGAVKPSNIKLPIFFFGTHETAFLGPKDIFPYQLNKEKYAKPNKRKGFNEGLWEIENNPKVELTAPKPVAPDSFTGKDSDSSPEGEEEAEDKGIKPKVPGSEAEQENENEEDEEEEEEEEEEEEEEEGSLISEQGPQNQDGSAQKESTDVPKPKRGRKKKSDAEQETEKHDAPASPVSPSAGAEAPKRRGRKPKSEKLLLLKQQQQDQQGSGNEMDTAESDRKRKRAAEDKSKSGEEEKRKKEDGKGKEAEVKEPEAKKKKKEDGSSGSDDEEKNKGRKKNSEMDKDVRRRKADELREPNKDDGKKNEDRTGGKKKEMSTDLKLQSLHSEIKISLKIDNPDVKKCMEALDEISALQVTTQNLQKHSELISTLKKIRRFKASQDVMDKATMLYNKFKSMFLVGEGDCVLSQVLNKSIAEQRQHEEAKKGALKRVEQAKENNPDKMTNGDISPEEKRQETEREKLLEDTSVGENHSAPKAQEEST
- the psip1a gene encoding PC4 and SFRS1 interacting protein 1a isoform X8, translating into MTRDWKPGDLIFAKMKGYPHWPARIDEVPDGAVKPSNIKLPIFFFGTHETAFLGPKDIFPYQLNKEKYAKPNKRKGFNEGLWEIENNPKVELTAPKPVAPDSFTGKDSDSSPEGEEEAEDKGIKPKGSAQKESTDVPKPKRGRKKKSDAEQETEKHDAPASPVSPSGAEAPKRRGRKPKSEKLLLLKQQQQDQQGSGNEMDTAESDRKRKRAAEDKSKSGEEEKRKKEDGKGKEAEVKEPEAKKKKKEDGSSGSDDEEKNKGRKKNSEMDKDVRRRKADELREPNKDDGKKNEDRTGGKKKEMSTDLKLQSLHSEIKISLKIDNPDVKKCMEALDEISALQVTTQNLQKHSELISTLKKIRRFKASQDVMDKATMLYNKFKSMFLVGEGDCVLSQVLNKSIAEQRQHEEAKKGALKRVEQAKENNPDKMTNGDISPEEKRQETEREKLLEDTSVGENHSAPKAQEEST